The sequence below is a genomic window from Microbacterium sp. cx-55.
TCGCCGAGGTCTCGACCTACCTGCGCCGGGTATACGAGATCGTCGCGCCCCGCCAGATCGACCGGGGCGGCAACGTCGTGCTCGTGCAGATCGAGAACGAGTACGGCGCATACGGCGCCGACAAGGACTACCTGCGAGAACTCACCCGCGTCACGCGGGAGGCCGGGATCACCGTGCCGCTCACGACCGTGGATCAGCCGATGCCGCAGATGCTGCGTGACGGCAGCCTGGAGGGCCTGCACCTGACCGGATCGTTCGGCTCGCGCGCCGCCGAGCGCCTGCAGACGCTCCGCGAGTTCCAGCCGACCGGGCCCCTGATGTGCTCGGAGTTCTGGGACGGCTGGTTCGACTGGTGGGGCGGGGTGCACCACACGACAGATGCCGCCGCATCCGCCGCCGAACTCGACACCCTGCTCGCCGCCGGCGCCTCGGTGAACCTCTACATGCTGCACGGCGGCACGAACTTCGGCCTGACCAACGGAGCGAACGACAAGGGCCGATATGCGCCGCTCGTCACGTCGTACGACTACGACGCGCCGCTGGATGAAGCGGGCAACCCGACGGAGAAGTTCCACGCCTTCCGCGAGGTGATCGCGAAGTACGCGCCCGTGCCGAGCGAGGTGCCGGCGCCCGCCGTGCCCGCCCCCGCGTTCGAGGTTCCGCTCGAGTCGGTCGGCGACTGGCTTCCGGAGGCCGCGGGTGGCGGTGCCTCGGGTGCGGGTGGCGGTGCCGCGGGTGCGGGTGCCGCGGGTGCGGGTGCCGCCGGCTCGGCCGTGCCGCCGACGTTCGAGGATCTCGGGCATCTCGGCGCGCTCGTCCGCTACGACGCGGCCCTGCCGGAGGCGGCTTTCGACGGGTCGGATGCGGCCACTCTCGTCTTCGACGAGGTGCGCGACATGGCCTGGGTCATGGTCGACGGCGTTCCGGCAGGCCGCCTGTCCCGGGCACTGCACGAGCGTGCGCTCGTCGTTCCGCGCGGGGCGCAGCTCACGGTGCTCGTCGAGGATCAGGGCCGGGTGAACTACGACGTACGCCTCGGCGAGCGCAAGGGACTCATCGGCGGGGCGTCGGTCGGTGGCGTGACGGTGACGGGTTGGCTGGCGACCCCGGTCGACCTCGAGGCGGTGCGCGGGGCGGTTGCCGCATCCGCCGTCCGCCCGACGGTCGGGCGCACGGGCCTGCGCGCATCGTTCGAGCTGGCGGAGCAGGCCGACCTGTTCCTCGACACCGCCGCATTCGGCAAGGGATTCGCGTTCGTGAACGGCTTCCTGCTCGGCCGCTACTGGGTGAACGGCCCGCAGCGCACGCTCTTCGTGCCCGCGCCCGCGACGCGCGCCGGCGCGAACGAGCTCGTCGTGATCGAGCTCGACCAGCTCGCTGAGCCCGTCGCCCGCTTCCTCCCCACCCCCGCCCTCGGACACACCGAGGAGTAACTCCCCTTTCCTCCCCCACCTCCTCCCCGCCGACCCACCCCTCTATTCCCGACCCACCCCCTTGCCACCGCGCATAAGGGGGTGGGTCGGAGACAAGGGGGTGGGTCGGCGAAGGGAGCGACGGGGATGCGGGAGAATGAGAACCACACACAGACAAAGGAGAACCATGTCCTGGCTCGTGACCGGCGGCGCCGGCTACATCGGTGCACACGTGGTACGCGCGTTGGCGGATGCGGGCATGCCGCCCGTCGTCATCGACGACCTCTCCAGCGGGCACGCCGGGTTCGTTCCCGACGACGTGCCGTTCGTGCGCGGCAGCATCCTGGACCACGCTCTCGTCGAGAAGACCCTGCGCGACCACGCGGTCGAGGGCGTCATCCACGTCGCCGGCTACAAGTACGCCGGCGTCTCGGTGCAGCGGCCGCTGCACACCTACGCGCAGAACGTCGAGGGAACCCGGGTCGTGCTCGCCGCGATGGCCGACGCGGGTGTCGACAAGCTGGTGTTCTCCTCGAGCGCTGCGGTCTACGGCACGCCCGATGTGCCCCTCGTCACCGAGGACCTGCCGAAGCGGCCGGCGTCGCCGTACGGCGAGTCGAAGCTCATCGGCGAGTGGCTGATCCGCGATCAGGCCGTCGCGACGGCGGACTCCCCGCATCCACTGCGGCATACGTCGCTCCGCTACTTCAACGTCGTCGGGTCGGGTGACCCGGTGATCTACGACACCAGCCCGCACAACCTGTTCCCGATCGTGTTCGAGAAGCTCATCGCGGGCGAGGTTCCGCAGATCAACGGCGACGACTACGACACCGCCGACGGAACGAACGTCCGCGACTACGTGCACGTCGCCGACATCGCCGCGGCCCACGCCGTCGCGGCGCGCCGTCTCGCCGCCGGCGAACCCGTCGAACCCGCGTACAACCTGGGGTCGCAGAACGGCCTGTCGGTGCGCGAGATCATGGACGCGATGGCCCGGGTGACCGGCATCGACTTCACGCCGAAGATCGGCCCTCGCCGCCCCGGCGACCCTGACCGCATCGTCGCCACCGGCGAGCTCGCGGCGCGCGACCTGGAGTGGGCGAACCGATTCCGCGTCGATGACATGGTGCGAAGCGGCTGGGAAGCCCGCCGCAACGCCTGAGCCGGCGGTGATCGCCCGCTAACTCCTCCAGATCGGTCGCTTCCGCCCACGTACGGGCCCGAAGTGGCAGTTCTGGAGGAGTTAGCCGCGCAACCCGACCGGCATCGCCCGGTCGGGAGCGCTCCCGGAGGGCGAAAGCACCCCGCGCAGGCGCGAAAAGCACCCCGGTGAGGTGCGGCGGTACCCCGGCGAGGTGCGGCGGTACCCCGGGAGGTGCGGCGGCACCCCAGCCGGAGAGGAAACCC
It includes:
- a CDS encoding glycoside hydrolase family 35 protein, which produces MTTFTIGETDFLLDGQPHRILSGALHYFRVHPDQWADRIHKARLLGLNTIETYVAWNSHEPVHGEWDATGWNDLGRFLDLVAAEGMHAIVRPGPYICAEWHNGGLPVWLTGLPGATLRSSEPTYLAEVSTYLRRVYEIVAPRQIDRGGNVVLVQIENEYGAYGADKDYLRELTRVTREAGITVPLTTVDQPMPQMLRDGSLEGLHLTGSFGSRAAERLQTLREFQPTGPLMCSEFWDGWFDWWGGVHHTTDAAASAAELDTLLAAGASVNLYMLHGGTNFGLTNGANDKGRYAPLVTSYDYDAPLDEAGNPTEKFHAFREVIAKYAPVPSEVPAPAVPAPAFEVPLESVGDWLPEAAGGGASGAGGGAAGAGAAGAGAAGSAVPPTFEDLGHLGALVRYDAALPEAAFDGSDAATLVFDEVRDMAWVMVDGVPAGRLSRALHERALVVPRGAQLTVLVEDQGRVNYDVRLGERKGLIGGASVGGVTVTGWLATPVDLEAVRGAVAASAVRPTVGRTGLRASFELAEQADLFLDTAAFGKGFAFVNGFLLGRYWVNGPQRTLFVPAPATRAGANELVVIELDQLAEPVARFLPTPALGHTEE
- the galE gene encoding UDP-glucose 4-epimerase GalE encodes the protein MSWLVTGGAGYIGAHVVRALADAGMPPVVIDDLSSGHAGFVPDDVPFVRGSILDHALVEKTLRDHAVEGVIHVAGYKYAGVSVQRPLHTYAQNVEGTRVVLAAMADAGVDKLVFSSSAAVYGTPDVPLVTEDLPKRPASPYGESKLIGEWLIRDQAVATADSPHPLRHTSLRYFNVVGSGDPVIYDTSPHNLFPIVFEKLIAGEVPQINGDDYDTADGTNVRDYVHVADIAAAHAVAARRLAAGEPVEPAYNLGSQNGLSVREIMDAMARVTGIDFTPKIGPRRPGDPDRIVATGELAARDLEWANRFRVDDMVRSGWEARRNA